The Thaumasiovibrio subtropicus genome window below encodes:
- a CDS encoding patatin-like phospholipase family protein, with protein MATTRSSKSKKPKVCLVLQGGGALGAYHIGAYQAMKEAGFEPDWFAGISIGALNSAILAGNEPENRLSQLETFWNRISRPSSDVVIPSETAESYNTISASQALLFGQPNFFTPRPVNPFFAFPGTEGAISFYSTAPLFSTMNDLCDFERINTKKNRLILGATRVTDGELIFFDNYKLPLGAEHPIASGSLPPGFPATRVGDEFYWDGGCVSNTPLDGILDVADENDDLLIFMVDLWNAHGDLPKTMNEVMWRQKEIQYASRSSHNISAIVDRHNLHNLQKKLEVGSEAVPNATNLKEGGKIDIVHITYDAVQGHIPLSDTEFSRRSIEIRRNCGYEDMTKAIESSPWTKRASTLNACVHRKDRTNGWDCGDKVTKITAKKKAS; from the coding sequence ATGGCCACTACGCGATCTTCAAAAAGTAAAAAACCAAAGGTTTGTCTCGTTCTACAAGGCGGCGGCGCGTTAGGTGCCTATCATATCGGTGCCTATCAAGCGATGAAAGAAGCTGGTTTTGAGCCGGATTGGTTTGCCGGTATCTCAATTGGTGCGCTTAACTCTGCCATCTTGGCAGGAAACGAACCAGAGAACCGTTTGAGTCAACTCGAAACGTTCTGGAATCGTATTTCTCGTCCTAGCAGTGATGTCGTTATCCCGAGTGAAACGGCGGAGTCATACAACACGATCAGTGCTTCACAAGCGCTACTGTTTGGGCAACCTAATTTCTTTACCCCAAGACCGGTTAATCCTTTCTTTGCGTTTCCGGGTACGGAAGGCGCTATCAGTTTTTATAGCACCGCGCCGCTATTTTCGACAATGAACGACTTGTGCGACTTTGAGCGCATCAATACCAAGAAAAACCGCTTGATTTTAGGTGCTACGCGCGTAACTGATGGTGAACTTATCTTCTTCGACAACTACAAGTTACCTTTGGGCGCAGAACACCCCATCGCGAGCGGCTCTCTGCCTCCGGGCTTTCCTGCAACCCGTGTCGGAGATGAGTTTTATTGGGACGGTGGTTGCGTTTCAAACACCCCGCTAGATGGCATCTTGGATGTGGCGGATGAAAATGACGATTTGTTGATCTTTATGGTCGACTTGTGGAACGCACATGGCGACTTACCTAAGACTATGAATGAAGTCATGTGGCGTCAAAAAGAAATTCAATACGCTAGCCGCAGTAGTCATAACATTAGTGCTATCGTCGATCGACATAACCTCCACAACTTGCAGAAGAAGTTGGAAGTGGGCTCTGAAGCAGTGCCAAATGCAACAAATCTAAAAGAGGGGGGCAAGATTGATATCGTCCACATCACTTATGATGCTGTTCAAGGGCATATTCCATTGAGTGATACAGAGTTCTCTCGTCGTTCTATCGAGATTCGTCGCAACTGTGGTTACGAAGATATGACTAAGGCAATTGAAAGCTCGCCATGGACGAAGCGCGCCTCAACATTGAACGCCTGTGTTCACCGTAAGGATCGTACAAACGGATGGGATTGCGGTGATAAAGTGACTAAAATTACCGCAAAGAAAAAGGCATCGTAA
- a CDS encoding SgrR family transcriptional regulator, producing the protein MSGSRLKQQFQTLFQHFNGQDTAVTVGELMEVLHCTRRNVRMVMGKLSDEGWITWTPAVGRGKLSQLVFNLTQDALLHADVTEAIQEGRFERALHLLGDDKQKLAAFITEQLGYATVQGRQVLRLPYYRAINPLNPLQPMRRSEHHLARQVFNGLSRFCEKTETIQPDLAHHWKMLSPSHWRFFLRPSVRFHSGAMVSIDDYIASLQRLASFPLFQHFKSVTSPFANIIDIQLNTDDFHLPELLASIEAVILPATTPLAQDGFEPIGTGPYRILQADSQRIKLEAFDHYFGFRALIDEIEIWVLENISACHLNPDINHSPISVIGENLHQPSQYSRLDEGCSYLVLNQCSGFCQQEAWQQYVINRLNPFDIHQQLLRNQTPAFQMIPAYGFMPGWIHTAPKTADIKPPRTGVTLKIAVIESHPIFTQMGDAIRELLFEDGLHCELVTMSYMEFHTCDGKDIDIWLGSINLVSRHPSMIINWLFQYANVTRSVPEQELVNAFEAIRLWRAQEQGGCPAEELLNAFVSHRVIVPLFHTWAGVNSAEQLKGAETNSMGWFDFTSVWVDPDI; encoded by the coding sequence ATGAGTGGCTCTCGCTTAAAACAACAATTCCAAACACTCTTTCAACACTTCAATGGCCAAGACACTGCGGTCACTGTCGGCGAGTTGATGGAAGTTTTACACTGCACGCGCCGTAATGTCCGTATGGTCATGGGCAAACTCAGTGACGAAGGGTGGATCACCTGGACACCAGCCGTTGGGCGAGGGAAGCTGTCTCAATTAGTCTTTAACTTGACGCAAGACGCCTTGCTGCATGCTGATGTCACAGAGGCGATTCAAGAAGGGCGATTCGAGCGAGCATTGCATCTGCTAGGTGACGATAAGCAAAAGCTGGCTGCTTTTATTACTGAGCAACTGGGTTATGCGACGGTACAAGGCCGGCAAGTGCTTCGCCTGCCATACTACCGAGCAATAAACCCGCTTAATCCTCTGCAGCCCATGCGACGCTCGGAGCATCACCTTGCTCGGCAAGTGTTTAATGGTTTGAGCCGTTTTTGTGAGAAGACTGAAACAATACAACCAGATCTAGCGCATCATTGGAAAATGCTTTCTCCGTCACATTGGCGCTTCTTTTTGCGCCCGAGTGTCCGCTTTCATTCTGGAGCGATGGTGAGTATTGATGACTATATCGCCTCATTACAACGCTTGGCGAGCTTTCCTCTGTTCCAGCACTTTAAATCGGTGACTTCTCCTTTTGCTAATATCATTGATATCCAATTAAATACCGATGACTTTCATCTTCCTGAGCTGCTAGCCTCGATTGAGGCCGTGATACTCCCTGCAACTACGCCTCTAGCGCAGGATGGGTTTGAGCCGATAGGAACAGGGCCTTACCGAATTTTGCAAGCGGATTCTCAGCGCATCAAACTAGAAGCGTTCGATCACTATTTTGGTTTTCGGGCCCTGATTGATGAGATCGAAATTTGGGTGCTCGAGAATATCAGTGCTTGCCACCTTAATCCGGACATCAATCACTCGCCGATTTCTGTGATTGGTGAAAACCTTCATCAACCGTCACAATACTCGCGCCTGGATGAAGGATGCAGTTATTTGGTGCTCAATCAGTGCAGCGGTTTTTGTCAGCAAGAGGCTTGGCAGCAATATGTGATTAATCGCCTTAACCCTTTCGATATCCACCAGCAGCTGTTGCGCAATCAAACTCCCGCTTTTCAAATGATCCCCGCATATGGTTTCATGCCGGGATGGATTCATACAGCACCTAAAACCGCTGATATTAAACCGCCGCGGACGGGAGTAACGTTAAAAATAGCCGTGATTGAGAGTCACCCAATTTTCACTCAGATGGGGGATGCAATTCGTGAGCTGCTTTTTGAAGATGGTTTGCATTGTGAACTGGTTACGATGAGTTACATGGAGTTCCATACGTGCGACGGAAAGGATATCGATATTTGGCTTGGGAGTATTAACCTCGTTTCACGGCACCCTAGCATGATCATTAACTGGCTTTTTCAGTATGCGAATGTCACTCGGTCTGTCCCTGAGCAAGAGCTGGTAAACGCGTTCGAAGCCATTCGTTTATGGCGGGCACAAGAGCAAGGGGGGTGTCCTGCTGAGGAGTTACTGAATGCTTTTGTGTCGCATCGTGTCATTGTCCCCTTGTTTCATACTTGGGCTGGGGTCAATTCTGCTGAGCAGTTAAAGGGCGCTGAAACCAACAGTATGGGTTGGTTTGATTTCACTTCTGTTTGGGTCGATCCTGATATTTAG